From the Capnocytophaga sp. oral taxon 878 genome, the window TCCGCGCTGTATTTCCACTATTTAACCTATTGTACCCCGAAATGAACCAACAGATGATGAAGGGATTGGTGAATGCTTATAAAGAATCGGGCTGGTTACCCGAGTGGGCAAGTCCGGGGCATAGGGATTGTATGATAGGTTCAAACTCGGCTTCTATTATTGCTGATGCTTACCTAAAAGGTAATATAGATGATGCTGATGCCGAAATACTTTTAGAGGCAATGCTGAAGAACGCTACCCAAAACGATGGGCGACCCGTAAAATCGGTAGGGCGTGAAGGAGTAGATTACTATAATACACTGGGCTATGTGCCTTATGATGTGAAAATTAATGAGAATGTAGCACGTACCCTTGAGTATGCTTATGCCGATTATTGCATTGCACGTATGGCAGAGAAGATGGGCAAGACTGATATAGCTAAACAATACTATGAACAGTCCAAACGCTATAAAAATGTATTTGACCCCGAAACTAAGTGGATGCGAGGCAAGAATAAGGACGGCAAGTTCCAGTCACCATTTAATCCGCTGAAATGGGGAGATGCATTTACGGAAGGAAATAGTTTGCACTACACTTGGTCGGTATTTCAGGATTTTGAAGGACTCATACAACTGATGGGTGGCAAAGAGGCTTTTGAGAAAAAGATAGATGAAGTATTTGAAATGCCGCCTTTGTTTGACGATTCGTACTACGGATTTACCATACACGAAATACGTGAGATGCAAATTATGGATATGGGTAACTACGCTCACGGCAATCAGCCTATCCAACATCTTATTTACCTATATAACTATGCTGGCAAACCACATAAGGCTCAAGCTAAACTGCGGGAGGTAATGGAAAAACTGTACTCCCCTACCCCTGATGGTTATTGCGGTGATGAGGATAATGGGCAAACCTCGGCATGGTATGTGTTTTCGGCCTTGGGTTTTTACCCTGTAACCCCTGCTAGTGATACTTATATTTTGGGTAACCCTTTATTTAAAACAGTGAGCCTGCAACTGCCTGAAGGCAAAAAGTTTTTAATTAAGAGTGTAGCACGCAACAGCACTAATAACTTAGTAGAGTACATTCAGCTAAACGGCAAGAAAATAGAAGGTTTTGAAATACCTTTTGGAGCTTTTAGAGAGAATGGGACATTGACTTTTTTTAGGTAAATCACGATAGACGAATTACGAGGTAAGAACTAGAAATTTTATTTCCCTAATAGATGAAAGTGATTATCCCGATAACTTAATCAAAAAGAGAAGTATTTTTCACATACAAGCAGTAGAAAAACTTATTAAAATATAACTGAGAGAATATGGAAAAGACAAGAGATTGTCAGCTGTTTATGACTCCTAATGACGAACATTTATTTTGTAAAACACTGAGAGAGTTTAATCCTAATATTTATTTTTTAGACACCACTCCTTCTTTTGAAGCAGATATAGATAAAAGACTTTTTGAGGATGTTTCTATACTTGATAGTAAGTTCTTCTCTATAGTTAACTTTGATTTAATAAATAAAGAAGAACTACAGAAAAACTATAAAATGTATGGTGATTATTATCATTTTGATTGTTTAGGAAGAGCTCAAATGCAATTTTTACGTTCTCATCCGGATATTTATGAGAAAGGTTGCTTGCAACA encodes:
- a CDS encoding GH92 family glycosyl hydrolase, yielding MKRLLLLTIWGSLVGCNTPATEEKETAIETQNTAVVAETTYLEYVNTLMGTDSKFSLSNGNTYPAIAVPWGMHFYTPQTNKMGDGWAYQYHADKIVGFKQTHQPSPWINDYGAFALMPVVGDLKIKEEERASWFSHKAETAQPHYYKVYLADYDTSVEITPTNRAAQFRITFPETDKAYLLLDAYFKGSMVQVLPKERKIIGYARNNSGGVPENFHNYFVLTFDKDFETVQTWGDGFKLSKNTESKGEHTGAVIGFSTKRGEQVTVKVASSFISAEQALLNLQTEIGNDTFEQTKEKAVALWESELGKIQVEDENIDHLRTFYSCLYRILLFPRTFYEYNKEGEIVHYSPYNGKIEKGYMFTDNGFWDTFRAVFPLFNLLYPEMNQQMMKGLVNAYKESGWLPEWASPGHRDCMIGSNSASIIADAYLKGNIDDADAEILLEAMLKNATQNDGRPVKSVGREGVDYYNTLGYVPYDVKINENVARTLEYAYADYCIARMAEKMGKTDIAKQYYEQSKRYKNVFDPETKWMRGKNKDGKFQSPFNPLKWGDAFTEGNSLHYTWSVFQDFEGLIQLMGGKEAFEKKIDEVFEMPPLFDDSYYGFTIHEIREMQIMDMGNYAHGNQPIQHLIYLYNYAGKPHKAQAKLREVMEKLYSPTPDGYCGDEDNGQTSAWYVFSALGFYPVTPASDTYILGNPLFKTVSLQLPEGKKFLIKSVARNSTNNLVEYIQLNGKKIEGFEIPFGAFRENGTLTFFR